In Cervus elaphus chromosome 5, mCerEla1.1, whole genome shotgun sequence, the following proteins share a genomic window:
- the MEIOC gene encoding meiosis-specific coiled-coil domain-containing protein MEIOC codes for MLEQGEQPWVTGLGGRRPLAGQRANEGCEAEDGPPRRGRGGPVPGRVLGREPLVGKVTASPQPLPPSSCPRTHRPAPGSARGGGSSGGVRVEGAGPRRPPLIPEDGDREERQNGRVPGRVSLKRRGWRGLVAGEEPRRGARAEPRGEPGARRPMGSGPGDALRADRTGGEAEQVTDRDAQATAASPTSGRGGAEAEADREGPSGAPRGPAGKRRGKPGGGSAGSPNECSGNGFRPKVAFRGGANRCWNLSADASSRLTDVFNSVMLTGSPSFYDCYKSQNEDSVDLRQTYAPLSSSTEYATSVDSSLFYAPWSTYGDDIKQPSNSQINVKNRIQTERNDYGSETDLYGLVSNILEEQDKSQPYFAEGTCSSNLKSVWPMNTSRFADHHDLLTETKRPVDTAISQQAFYTGESVSTVEKQYLHNSNLIPQQKIDELYHGFTGLDLEEQWMYPSRSDHSSCYNIQTNETAKTAFQEYPFIKNCFTPQTGLSDIMKESGVDTYSYGREKICAKGLEAPLQQKRAEIFLSQFNRYSENPDYCRYPEYAHPNKAKLSKCSNFSVQDGKKLASATPEAPTVEADTYTKLFQVKPTNQKKMEETIPDQQNFTFPKTTPHLTEKQFGKEAAFTADFGLKSEYGLKPHTTCPANNDFANVTEKQQFTKPDPPNSEYFKSVNLLANSATSSGGINLNRPTWMNVQTKNNTPILYRNQGNLMKLNSHLSAASKGSNHSSDFPQLSSTNLTPNSNLFQKYCQENPSAFSSFDFGYNGAERIQSVNHMEGLTKTGEENLFESVTDKKIKQPNGFCDNYSAQQYGIIENVNKHNFQAKPQSGHYDPEEGPKHLDGLSQNTYQDLLESQGHFNSHRQGSGDSNINSRVNRTQVSCFSNNYMMGDLRHNQSFQQLGSSGFPLRSTHPFGHSVVPLLDSYDLFSYDDLSHLYPYFNDMMYGDNSFSGFVPTFGFQRPIKTRSGPASELHIRLEECYEQWRALEKERKKTELALAKNYPGKKVSSTNNTPIPRLTSNPSRVDRLIVDELREQARVVTLLGKMERLRSSPLHANISTALDRHLESIHIVQSRRKDEIVNASNRQRQGVPRCQDDRDVFALASAIKEMCVATRKARTTLWCALQMTLPKTASTAGQTDVEKALQDIVNCEDKVHESLNSSNPTNQRGEANKH; via the exons ATGTTGGAGCAAGGTGAACAGCCG TGGGTAACAGGTCTCGGAGGCCGCCGCCCATTGGCCGGGCAGCGGGCCAATGAGGGGTGCGAAGCCGAAGACGGGCCTcccaggagggggcggggcgggcccgTGCCGGGTCGCGTGCTGGGTCGCGAGCCCCTGGTGGGCAAAGTAACGGcctctccccagcctctccctcccagctcctgccCCCGCACCCACAGACCTGCTCCAGGCAGCGCCCGGGGCGGAGGCAGCAGCGGCGGGGTGCGGGTTGAGGGAGCTGGGCCTCGACGCCCCCCCCTCATCCCC GAGGACGGCGACCGTGAGGAGAGACAGAACGGGCGCGTCCCCGGACGCGTGTCTCTGAAGCGGCGGGGCTGGAGAGGCCTGGTCGCAGGCGAGGAGCCCCGACGGGGCGCCCGGGCTGAGCCGCGGGGTGAGCCTGGGGCTCGGCGGCCGATGGGGTCAGGGCCTGGGGACGCGCTGCGGGCTGACAGAACTGGCGGCGAGGCGGAGCAGGTGACTGACCGCGACGCGCAGGCTACCGCTGCCTCCCCAACGTCGGGCCGCGGCGGCGCTGAGGCGGAGGCCGACAGGGAGGGCCCGTCAGGCGCGCCTCGGGGTCCGGCCggaaaaaggagagggaaacCCGGGGGCGGAAGCGCGGGGTCCCCAAATGAATGTTCTGGGAACGGATTCCGG CCGAAAGTCGCGTTCCGTGGAGGTGCGAATCGCTGCTGGAACCTCAGTGCGGACGCCAGCAGTCGACTAACAGATGTCTTCAACAGCGTCATGCTGACGGGCTCCCCTTCCTTCTATGATTGCTACAAATCGCAG AATGAAGATAGTGTTGACCTAAGGCAGACCTATGCTCCACTTTCTTCATCAACGGAATATGCAACTTCTGTAGATTCTTCACTTTTCTATGCACCATGGTCTACATATGGAGATGATATTAAACAGCCCTCTAATTCTCAGATCAATGTAAAGAACAg gattcaaacagaaagaaatgacTATGGTAGTGAAACAGACTTATATGGACTTGTGTCTAACATTTTGGAAGAACAAGATAAATCACAGCCATACTTTGCTGAGGG GACCTGTTCCTCCAATTTAAAGTCAGTTTGGCCAATGAACACAAGCAGATTTGCAGATCACCATGACCTCTTAACAGAAACCAAAAGGCCAGTAGATACAGCCATCTCTCAGCAAGCTTTTTATACTGGTGAATCTGTGTCAACAGTGGAAAAGCAGTACCTACATAACAGTAATCTCATACCACAACAAAAAATAGATGAACTTTATCATGGATTTACTGGTTTAGACCTTGAAGAACAATGGATGTACCCCTCACGAAGTGATCATTCCAGCTGTTACAATATTCAGACAAATGAAACAGCTAAGACAGCATTTCAAGAATATCCATTTATCAAAAATTGTTTTACACCACAAACTGGTCTGTCTGACATCATGAAAGAATCAGGAGTTGATACTTACTCTTATGGAAGAGAGAAAATATGTGCTAAAGGTCTTGAAGCACCATTACAGCAAAAGAGGGCAGAgatatttctttcccaatttaaTAGGTACAGTGAAAATCCAGATTATTGTAGATACCCAGAATATGCTCATCCTAATAAGGCTAAGCTGAGTAAGTGTTCAAATTTTAGTGTCCAAGATGGTAAAAAATTAGCTAGTGCCACACCTGAAGCACCAACTGTAGAAGCAGACACCTACACCAAGTTATTTCAGGTAAAAccaacaaatcagaaaaaaatggaggAGACAATACCTGACCAGCAGAATTTCACATTTCCAAAAACTACACCACATCTGACAGAAAAACAGTTTGGAAAGGAAGCAGCATTTACTGCTGATTTTGGCTTAAAATCAGAATATGGACTAAAACCTCATACAACTTGTCCAGCTAATAATGATTTTGCTAATGTCACAGAAAAACAACAGTTTACTAAACCTGACCCCCCAAATTCTGAGTATTTTAAATCAGTGAATTTACTAGCAAATTCAGCAACATCTTCAGGAGGTATCAACTTAAACAGACCAACATGGATGAATgtccaaacaaaaaataacactCCTATTCTTTATCGAAATCAAGGTAACTTGATGAAATTAAATTCTCATTTAAGTGCAGCTTCAAAAGGTTCCAACCATTCTTCAGATTTCCCCCAACTATCATCTACAAATTTAACCCCAAATAGCAATTTATTTCAGAAGTATTGCCAAGAAAACCCTTCAGCATTTTCTAGTTTTGATTTTGGTTACAATGGTGCAGAAAGAATCCAATCTGTCAATCACATGGAAGGACTGACAAAGACTGGAGAAGAAAATCTCTTTGAATCTGTTAccgataaaaaaataaagcagccaAATGGATTTTGTGATAACTATTCAGCTCAGCAGTATGGGATCAttgaaaatgtaaacaaacatAATTTTCAAGCTAAGCCCCAAAGTGGACATTATGATCCTGAGGAAGGGCCAAAGCATTTAGATGGCTTATCTCAAAATACATATCAAGATCTATTGGAGTCACAGGGTCATTTTAATAGCCACAGACAAGGAAGTGGAGACAGCAATATTAATAGCCGTGTGAATCGCACACAGGTGTCATGCTTTTCTAATAATTATATGATGGGAGATTTAAGGCATAATCAGAGTTTTCAACAACTTGGTTCAAGTGGGTTTCCGCTAAGATCCACTCATCCATTTGGCCATTCAGTTGTTCCACTGTTGGATTCATATGATTTGTTTTCTTATGATGACTTAAGCCATTTATACCCATATTTTAATGATATGATGTATGGTGATAATTCCTTTTCTGGTTTCGTGCCAACTTTTGGATTTCAAAGACCAATTAAAACCCGCAGTGGACCAGCCAGTGAACTTCATATTCGTCTAGAAGAGTGCTATGAACAATGGAGAGCattagaaaaggagagaaaaaag ACTGAATTGGCCCTTGCGAAGAATTATCCAGGGAAAAAAGTATCCAGTACTAACAATACTCCAATTCCACGGCTGACCTCCAACCCATCTAGAGTTGATCGGTTAATTGTGGATGAACTTCGAGAACAAGCCAGA GTTGTGACTCTACTGGGCAAAATGGAACGTCTTCGAAGCTCTCCCCTTCATGCTAATATCTCTACAGCTCTTGATAGGCACTTGGAGTCCATTCACATTGTACAGTCACGTAGAAAGGATGAAATTGTTAATGCTTCAAATCGGCAAAGGCAAGGAGTTCCTAGATGCCAAGATGACAGAG ATGTTTTTGCGCTTGCTTCAGCAATTAAAGAGATGTGTGTAGCTACTCGGAAAGCGCGTACTACCCTGTGGTGTGCACTGCAGATGACCTTGCCAAAAACAGCCAGTACAGCTGGCCAAACAGATGTAGAAAAGGCTTTACAAGATATAGTAAACTGTGAAGATAAAGTCCATGAAAGCCTAAATAGTAGCAATCCAACGAACCAGAGAGGTGAAGCAAACAAACATTAA
- the CCDC43 gene encoding coiled-coil domain-containing protein 43 isoform X1 — translation MAAPSAVAAAASSERDGGGSGFESWLDGRLEALGVDRAVYGAYILGVLQEEEEEEKLDALQGILSAFLEEDSLLNICKEIVERWSETQNVVTKVKKEDEVQAIATLIEKQAQIVVKPRMVSEEEKQRKAALLAQYADVTDEEDEADEKDDSGATTMSIGSDKSLFRNTNVEDVLNARKLERDTLRDESQRKKEQDKLQRERDKLAKQERKEKEKKRTQRGERKR, via the exons ATGGCGGCGCCCAGCgcagtggctgctgctgcctcCAGCGAGAGAGATGGAGGGGGCAGCGGCTTTGAATCGTGGCTAGATGGACGGTTGGAGGCGCTGGGAGTGGACCGAGCCGTTTATGGCGCCTACATCTTGGGTGtcctgcaggaggaggaggaagaagagaagctgGATGCTCTGCAGGgtattctctctgctttcctg GAAGAAGATTCCCTCCTTAATATCTGCAAGGAGATTGTGGAACGATGGTCAGAAACTCAGAATGTTGTCaccaaagtgaaaaaagaag aTGAGGTCCAGGCCATTGCCACCCTCATTGAGAAGCAGGCACAAATCGTGGTGAAGCCCAGAATGGTGTCAGAAGAGGAGAAGCAGAGGAAAGCTGCCCTTCTGGCCCAGTATGCTGATGTGACAGATGAAGAGGA CGAAGCGGATGAGAAGGATGACTCGGGCGCCACCACGATGAGCATTGGTTCTGACAAAT CTCTGTTCCGAAACACCAATGTGGAAGATGTCCTCAATGCCCGAAAACTGGAGCGAGACACGCTTCGGGATGAgtcccagaggaagaaggaaCAGGACAAGctgcagagggagagagacaaacTAGCCAAGCAGGAAcgcaaggaaaaggaaaagaaaaggacacaAAGAGGGGAGCGAAAGCGATAA
- the CCDC43 gene encoding coiled-coil domain-containing protein 43 isoform X2 → MAAPSAVAAAASSERDGGGSGFESWLDGRLEALGVDRAVYGAYILGVLQEEEEEEKLDALQGILSAFLEEDSLLNICKEIVERWSETQNVVTKVKKEDEVQAIATLIEKQAQIVVKPRMVSEEEKQRKAALLAQYADVTDEEDEADEKDDSGATTMSIGSDKCILLCVHLQVLLHRIFLWLCSETPMWKMSSMPENWSETRFGMSPRGRRNRTSCRGRETN, encoded by the exons ATGGCGGCGCCCAGCgcagtggctgctgctgcctcCAGCGAGAGAGATGGAGGGGGCAGCGGCTTTGAATCGTGGCTAGATGGACGGTTGGAGGCGCTGGGAGTGGACCGAGCCGTTTATGGCGCCTACATCTTGGGTGtcctgcaggaggaggaggaagaagagaagctgGATGCTCTGCAGGgtattctctctgctttcctg GAAGAAGATTCCCTCCTTAATATCTGCAAGGAGATTGTGGAACGATGGTCAGAAACTCAGAATGTTGTCaccaaagtgaaaaaagaag aTGAGGTCCAGGCCATTGCCACCCTCATTGAGAAGCAGGCACAAATCGTGGTGAAGCCCAGAATGGTGTCAGAAGAGGAGAAGCAGAGGAAAGCTGCCCTTCTGGCCCAGTATGCTGATGTGACAGATGAAGAGGA CGAAGCGGATGAGAAGGATGACTCGGGCGCCACCACGATGAGCATTGGTTCTGACAAATGTATCCTTCTCTGTGTCCATCTCCAGGTGTTGCTCCATAGGATCTTCTTGTGG CTCTGTTCCGAAACACCAATGTGGAAGATGTCCTCAATGCCCGAAAACTGGAGCGAGACACGCTTCGGGATGAgtcccagaggaagaaggaaCAGGACAAGctgcagagggagagagacaaacTAG
- the CCDC43 gene encoding coiled-coil domain-containing protein 43 isoform X3, giving the protein MAAPSAVAAAASSERDGGGSGFESWLDGRLEALGVDRAVYGAYILGVLQEEEEEEKLDALQGILSAFLEEDSLLNICKEIVERWSETQNVVTKVKKEDEVQAIATLIEKQAQIVVKPRMVSEEEKQRKAALLAQYADVTDEEDEADEKDDSGATTMSIGSDKCILLCVHLQVLLHRIFLWMRDR; this is encoded by the exons ATGGCGGCGCCCAGCgcagtggctgctgctgcctcCAGCGAGAGAGATGGAGGGGGCAGCGGCTTTGAATCGTGGCTAGATGGACGGTTGGAGGCGCTGGGAGTGGACCGAGCCGTTTATGGCGCCTACATCTTGGGTGtcctgcaggaggaggaggaagaagagaagctgGATGCTCTGCAGGgtattctctctgctttcctg GAAGAAGATTCCCTCCTTAATATCTGCAAGGAGATTGTGGAACGATGGTCAGAAACTCAGAATGTTGTCaccaaagtgaaaaaagaag aTGAGGTCCAGGCCATTGCCACCCTCATTGAGAAGCAGGCACAAATCGTGGTGAAGCCCAGAATGGTGTCAGAAGAGGAGAAGCAGAGGAAAGCTGCCCTTCTGGCCCAGTATGCTGATGTGACAGATGAAGAGGA CGAAGCGGATGAGAAGGATGACTCGGGCGCCACCACGATGAGCATTGGTTCTGACAAATGTATCCTTCTCTGTGTCCATCTCCAGGTGTTGCTCCATAGGATCTTCTTGTGG atgcgGGATAGATAG